In the genome of Calothrix sp. PCC 6303, the window TGCAGATTTAAATCTCAAAATCTAACTCTACCAATATTCATCCTTCCCATCCTTGCGTCACCCAATTCTTGTACTATGCTTCTACTCAGCAGTTGCCAATTCAGTTGAACCACGAGTGCGACGACGGGTAAGGGTATTGAACAGCATTTGTCCAATTGCCTTAACCAAATTACCTTCCAACTCTTGGAACATCTTCATATTGACACCAAAAGCATCATTCGCTTCTTCAACTATGCGATCGCATGTTGCCTCATCTAGGGGCATTTCGTCTAGTGCTGCGCGATAATTTGCTTTGAAAGCCTTCTCATCGCTGATTTCGGGAAACTCATAGAAAGCAGTCCCATCACCATCTGACAAATTCATCGCATTTTGGGCAATCCCTTTGAGAATTTGCCCACCCGATAAATCTCCCATATAACGGGTATAGGAATGGGAAATTAATAACTCCGGTGCGGTAGCAGAAATCTTGCGAATTCTCTCTACATAAGCTGCACCCGCTGGAGAAACCTTGATTTGATCTCGCCAATTAGCACCATAGTAGTATGTTAAATCTTCTTCCAAAGATTGTTTGCGGTTAAGTTGAGGGAAATTAATTTTGCCAACAATTGGATGGTTTTTGTGTTTATCCATCTCTTCTTCCATTGCTGAGTACACAAAATAGAAGTTTGCAACCAATTTCCGATATGAAGTTTTCTCGACAACACCTTTTAAAAAGCACTTGACAAAACCCACATTCTCTGCCATTGTGTGGGCTTTTTTAGTACCAATGCGTAGTTTGGATGCTAAATTGCTGCTCATACTAAAATTTCTCAACTTAAAAAGGTTAACTTGCAGGCTAGGGTAGCAAGACTATCGAACTAGTAAACACCCTATTCCTCAAAAATACTAAAACGTTACATTAAAACCATTTGATAGGAATTTCGATTAGTTTGATTTAAATTGCAATAAATTGTAACTTTTGACACTATTTTGCATCAGACCCTCAACAGCCCAAGGATGAGATCTTTGGACTTGATTTAGGGCTTCCAGTGCAATGTTGATTAAAACAAGCATTTCTATATGACTCACGCAGGTTTACCACACCCTTCCTGGATGAACATGACGAATACATTACATACATTATATTTATGTATTTTTACGAACACCATTGACATCAAACAGGGAAAATAGCCCAAAATTTTCCGCATTTGGAGAAGATTTTACTGAATCTTTACGGTTATTTGGTGAAACTTCTCAGTATTTACGGGCAATTGGGGTCAATAATAAGTAGTCTAGATATTGAAGTAAATCAAAATAATAATTCTGATTAAAATTATTTTATGTATTTGAAAAGAATTGTTGAATTCAAGTATAAAGTGTTATTCTCCAGTGTGACTGTGTGGAGTGTTTTAGCTTATGGTGTCGTTTGCAACTCGAACTCAAAACGGTATTTCTGGGGTTTCGACAATTGAGAAAGCAACAGAATTGATGGTGGGTGGTGTCTCTCTACCAGCAACAGCTTTGTTTGGAACTGATGGAATTCGGGGGAAGGTAGGGGAAATTCTTACAGCCCCTTTAGCCTTACAAATTGGTTTTTGGACGGGAATTGTTTTAACTAATCATGCCACTAATTTAGGTCCCGTAATCTTGGGACAAGACTCTCGCAACTCCAGTGATATGCTGGCGATGGCTTTGAGTGCAGGATTAACAGCCGCAGGGGTTGAAGTTTGGTATTTGGGTTTGTGTCCCACTCCCTGCGTTGCCCATTTAACAAGTATTTCCCAAGCTGTGGGTGGAGTGATGATTTCCGCAAGTCATAACCCCCCCGAAGATAACGGAATTAAAGTGTTTGGTGCCAACGGAAATAAATTACCTCAAGCTTTACAGCTAGAAATTGAAGCTGGGTTACGGGGTATTTCACCTTTAGGAATCATACAAGCTAATCCAGGAAGACATTACACACGTCCCGAATTAGTAGCTGATTATGCCGACAGTTTGAAAAAGCCTTTGCAAAATCGCCTCAATCTTCAAGGGATGAAGGTGGTGTTAGATTTGGCATGGGGTGCAGCAGTGGGTTTAGCACCATCAGTGTTTAAATCAATGGGTGCTGAAGTCATCTGTCTGCATAATAAAGCAAATGGCGATCGCATAAATGTAAATTG includes:
- the glmM gene encoding phosphoglucosamine mutase, with product MVSFATRTQNGISGVSTIEKATELMVGGVSLPATALFGTDGIRGKVGEILTAPLALQIGFWTGIVLTNHATNLGPVILGQDSRNSSDMLAMALSAGLTAAGVEVWYLGLCPTPCVAHLTSISQAVGGVMISASHNPPEDNGIKVFGANGNKLPQALQLEIEAGLRGISPLGIIQANPGRHYTRPELVADYADSLKKPLQNRLNLQGMKVVLDLAWGAAVGLAPSVFKSMGAEVICLHNKANGDRINVNCGSTHLELLQTTVLENDADFGFGFDGDADRVLAVDNLGRKVDGDYILYLWGSDLKAKQQLPEDLIISTVMANLGFERAWKQIGGNLTRTAVGDQYVQAEMMKTGATLGGEQSGHILCSHYGITGDGLLTALHIAALVKESGVSLGELIDSSFQTYPQILKNVRVEDRNRRLAWEKCEPVMNAIALAEKAMGEAGRILVRASGTEPVIRVMVEAEEIDMVNEWTNTLVAVVQKHLA
- a CDS encoding heme oxygenase (biliverdin-producing), which translates into the protein MSSNLASKLRIGTKKAHTMAENVGFVKCFLKGVVEKTSYRKLVANFYFVYSAMEEEMDKHKNHPIVGKINFPQLNRKQSLEEDLTYYYGANWRDQIKVSPAGAAYVERIRKISATAPELLISHSYTRYMGDLSGGQILKGIAQNAMNLSDGDGTAFYEFPEISDEKAFKANYRAALDEMPLDEATCDRIVEEANDAFGVNMKMFQELEGNLVKAIGQMLFNTLTRRRTRGSTELATAE